The DNA window AGTTTGATTGCCTCCTCTCTGTTGCAGGGATCGTGATGCAAATCTCTGTTGATATCAACAATCCTTTTAGATAGCCTGGAGAGGCTTTCTTTCTTATCAAATGTAAGGCATGGAGTGATCACCTCAACAAAAGAAAAGCCCTGGTGTGAAAATGCTTCTGAAAACATCTCCTGCATGTGCACAGATGAGCCGGCAAATGTTCGTGAGATGAAGGAGGCGTTGCCGGCCATGGCGAGATCTGGAAGGTTAAGGGGGATGCTCTCTTTGCCGAAAGGGGTAAGGGAGCCTGTATGCCCCTTTGCAGATGTAGGGGAGGACTGGTTCTTGGTCATTGCATACATCCTGTTGTTCAGACAGATTACTGTAATATCTGCATTGATCCGGGCTGCATGGAGAAAGTGACCTGCTCCGATGGAAAAGAGGTCCCCGTCGCCGCCTATAACTATCACAGGATTTTCCGGATTGGCAAGACGTGCTCCGATTGCCACAGGAATCGCCCGTCCATGAAGCGTATGCATCGCCCGTGTTGACATGTACAACGACATTCTTGAGGAGCATCCGATGCCTGAGATGATATTTACCTTTGACGGATCGGTACTTTGTGAGGCAAGGGCCCTGGTGAGTGCGGAAAGGACTCCATAGAAAGAGCATCCTTTGCACCAGGATGGTTTGAGGTCATTGAGGTAATCGTTTCTTTTGAAATTATCCATTTCCAACTGTCTTTGCCTGTACTGTTAATTTTTCCAGGATCATCTCTGTAAGATAATCAGGAGTAAATGGCTCACCACTGTAATGTGTCAGAGAAACCGGGTTTTCGCCTGTATACATTCTTATCAGACTGCAATACTGGCCGGTAAAATTTAACTCAGGGACAAAAACAATTCTGCTCATCGAGGCCAGTTTAATGACAGCAGATTTACACAGAGGAAACAGCAGTTTTGGATACATTGCAGCGACCCGGTATCCCTGATTTCTTAAAGCAATAACCGCCTCTTTAACTGCAGGAACTGTGCTTCCCCATGCTGAGATTGTCATATCATAATCCTGTGTTTTGCCCTCCTCGAGGTCCCATTCCAGAAGGGATGGGTTTTCGGATTCGATATCATTGATTTTCTGGAACCGGTTTTTTACCTGTTCTGTTCTGATCTCAGGATTCTCAGAAGGGGCAAAGTTTTTGTTGTGTTCCAGCCCGGTTACCCGGAATGGAAGCCGGGGTCTTTCAGGCATGTTGTTGAAGTTGACAAGTGAGGGGTTGTCGATTGTTTCTTCTGTCAAACCCTGTGTACTGTCGCTTAGAATTATTACAGGACAAAAATACTTTTCTGCAAGCCTGAATGCCTCAATGGTGGTATTGATGCAATCCTGAGTGCTTGTGGGCGCGATCACAATTCTGGGCCCTTCACCATGTCCGCCGAAAGCAGCAGCCATAAGATCCTCCTGGCTGGGCTTTGTGGGCATACCAGTGGATGGGCCACCCCGCTGCACATCCACAATTACCACCGGAATCTCTGCCATCGAGGCATAACCAATAAATTCCTGCATCAGTGATAGGCCGGGTCCTGATGTAGCTGTCATGGATCTGGCGCCGGTAAAGGATGCTCCCACAACAGAACCAATCGCCGCAATCTCATCTTCGGCCTGGTATGCGACTCCTCCAATGGAAGGGAGTGTTTTTGAGAGATACTCACCGATGGGTGTTGCAGGGGTAATGGGGTATGAGGCGAAAAAACGGCAGCCTGCGGAAACAGCCCCCATGGCGATAGCCTGATTCCCTGTGACAATTACCTGTTTTTCTGATTTACTGGAAAGATTTTCAGTGATATTCGACCTGATCTGGTTCAGGTTCTTCTCAGCCCAGGAGTATCCAAGGTTAAGAGCTTTGATACACGATTCAAGGGAGTGTGGTTTCTCTGTAAATCTTTTTTCAAGAACTGAAAGTGTGAGATCCAATGAAAAGCCGGCGATAAATGAGATCATTCCCATCGCAAGGCAGGATCTTACCACAAGAGATGAACCGCAATCTGGAGAAAGCTTTTCGAATGGGACGGGGTAAAATGTAATACCTTTTTCTTTCAGGAGATCTGTTCTTTTAGAGTTGGACTCAATGATAAGTGCTGCACCGGATCTTCTGAGGCCATGGATTTCATGATCCAGATATTTTTCGTCAAGCAAAAAAAGGATGTCAAAAGCAGATACTGGAGAGATGATTTTTTCTGTGGAAATAGTAATAAGTGCCTGGGAGTAACCTCCACGGACACTGGAAGGGAAGCTTTTAAACAGTGATGTGTAAAAGCCCATCTCTGCAGCCGTTTTTATCAGAATCCCGGCTGATGTGGACACGCCGCAGCCAGCTTCGCCTGCAAGTTTGATTTTTAAAGATTTGGAATTATTCGGCATGAAAAATTTACCGGTACAGTTTTCTGAATCAAATACAATTAATGAGATTCAGGTAAGTAAAAATCAAGTTTGTCACTTGAATTTTCCCTGAATGGGGAATACGTTTCCTTCCAGAGTATTAGTCTGATATGACATTTCGATGATTCTCTGTGGAGAAATCCTGTTTCGACCTTTCCTTACTGGAAAAATGGTATCCTCCCGGAGTAACTGTCCAGTGTGTCATTTGATGAGTCCCCGGGGAGAAATCTTTTTTAAATTAATTTAACATATAGCTGCAGCGCTAAACATACAAATTCGGATCAAAACTCTTAGAAAGCACTTTCGGGGGATTTTTGGGCCAGTTTTTTTCTGCACTGCATTGCAGCCTCGATTAATCTCTGCACAGTTGTCACAGCGGCCAGAACCGAGATAATAAGCAGAATCCAGAACATCGATGAGGGCCCGGCCAGCAGTCCAATTGACAAGAGTATGAGGCGTTCGGGGCGCTGGAGGATTCCGCGGCTGCACTGGATCCCTCCTCCCTCGCATCTTGCCTTCACATAGCTGACCATCACAGATCCGCTTATACCTGTAAAGCAGAGGATTATTTCCATGTAGTTCACTGAGGGGTTTTTGAGATAGTAAAGAAGAAGTCCGGAAAAGAGGGCGATTTCGGTCAGGCGGTCGCAACTGGAGTCGAGTATGCCCCCGAAAATCGATTTTTTACCTGTTTCTCTGGCCAGCACCCCAT is part of the Fibrobacter sp. genome and encodes:
- a CDS encoding CDP-alcohol phosphatidyltransferase family protein, with protein sequence MIESLKPFYNKVLRPFALMLGKLGIHPNHITIAGLLLFAIAAWLCSTGSWKTALILVICGSLFDGLDGVLARETGKKSIFGGILDSSCDRLTEIALFSGLLLYYLKNPSVNYMEIILCFTGISGSVMVSYVKARCEGGGIQCSRGILQRPERLILLSIGLLAGPSSMFWILLIISVLAAVTTVQRLIEAAMQCRKKLAQKSPESAF
- a CDS encoding 2-oxoacid:acceptor oxidoreductase subunit alpha: MPNNSKSLKIKLAGEAGCGVSTSAGILIKTAAEMGFYTSLFKSFPSSVRGGYSQALITISTEKIISPVSAFDILFLLDEKYLDHEIHGLRRSGAALIIESNSKRTDLLKEKGITFYPVPFEKLSPDCGSSLVVRSCLAMGMISFIAGFSLDLTLSVLEKRFTEKPHSLESCIKALNLGYSWAEKNLNQIRSNITENLSSKSEKQVIVTGNQAIAMGAVSAGCRFFASYPITPATPIGEYLSKTLPSIGGVAYQAEDEIAAIGSVVGASFTGARSMTATSGPGLSLMQEFIGYASMAEIPVVIVDVQRGGPSTGMPTKPSQEDLMAAAFGGHGEGPRIVIAPTSTQDCINTTIEAFRLAEKYFCPVIILSDSTQGLTEETIDNPSLVNFNNMPERPRLPFRVTGLEHNKNFAPSENPEIRTEQVKNRFQKINDIESENPSLLEWDLEEGKTQDYDMTISAWGSTVPAVKEAVIALRNQGYRVAAMYPKLLFPLCKSAVIKLASMSRIVFVPELNFTGQYCSLIRMYTGENPVSLTHYSGEPFTPDYLTEMILEKLTVQAKTVGNG
- a CDS encoding 2-oxoacid:ferredoxin oxidoreductase subunit beta; protein product: MDNFKRNDYLNDLKPSWCKGCSFYGVLSALTRALASQSTDPSKVNIISGIGCSSRMSLYMSTRAMHTLHGRAIPVAIGARLANPENPVIVIGGDGDLFSIGAGHFLHAARINADITVICLNNRMYAMTKNQSSPTSAKGHTGSLTPFGKESIPLNLPDLAMAGNASFISRTFAGSSVHMQEMFSEAFSHQGFSFVEVITPCLTFDKKESLSRLSKRIVDINRDLHHDPCNREEAIKLAESAMDYDSDPSAKVGVGVFWSCSTQ